The DNA window GACCCGGAGATGGTTCAGGAGGTGCTGGACGTGATCATTCGCCTTTCCCGGGAGTCCATCACCATGGTGGTGGTGACCCACGAGATGGGCTTTGCCCGGCAGGTGGCGGACCGGATCATCTTTATGGACAACGGGGTCCTGGTTGAGGAAGGGAAGCCGGAGGAATTTTTTGAACATCCAAAAAATGAGCGCACCAGTGCGTTCTTAAGTAAAATTTTGCGTTAAGTAAGGAGGAAAAGAATGAAGTTTGCGAAAAAAATGGTGTGTGTGGCTTTGATTCTAGCGGCTGTGGCCGGTACGGTATTTGCCGGGGGAAAACAGGAAAGCGGCGGTTCCGGGGATGTGGACAAAATTAAGGGCCACGGGGTACTGCGGGTGGGGGTTAAATCGGATGTACCGGGATTTGGGCTCCAGAACCCGGCAACCGGGCTCTATGAGGGCTTGGAAATAGAACTTTCCAAACTCATCGCCCAGGAGATCTTTGGGGATTCCTCCAAGGTAGCTTTTACCCCGGTAACCGCCAAGACCCGGGGCCCCCTGCTGGATAACGGGGACATCGATCTGGTTATCGCCACCTTTACGGTTACTGAGGAACGGAAGCTGACCTACAACTTTTCTACCACCTACTACACCGATGCGGTGGGTATGCTGGTTAAGAAAGCTGCGGGGATCTCCGGCCTTAAGGACCTGGGGGGTAAGACCATCGGGGTTGCCCAGTCCGCTACCAGCCGGGTGGCGATTAAAGAAGCGGGGGACAAGATCGGGGTGAGTTTTGGCTTTTCGGAATTTGCCACCTATCCGGAGATCAAGGCGGCCCTGGATTCCGGCCGGGTTGATGTGTTCTCCGTGGATAAATCCATCCTGGCCGGTTACCTGGACAATGAAACAGTAATCC is part of the Treponema primitia ZAS-1 genome and encodes:
- a CDS encoding transporter substrate-binding domain-containing protein, giving the protein MKFAKKMVCVALILAAVAGTVFAGGKQESGGSGDVDKIKGHGVLRVGVKSDVPGFGLQNPATGLYEGLEIELSKLIAQEIFGDSSKVAFTPVTAKTRGPLLDNGDIDLVIATFTVTEERKLTYNFSTTYYTDAVGMLVKKAAGISGLKDLGGKTIGVAQSATSRVAIKEAGDKIGVSFGFSEFATYPEIKAALDSGRVDVFSVDKSILAGYLDNETVILPEAFSPQEYGIASKKSNTELASYIDGLISKWLSDGTIAGLVSQFNL